A stretch of the Chelonoidis abingdonii isolate Lonesome George unplaced genomic scaffold, CheloAbing_2.0 scaffold1586, whole genome shotgun sequence genome encodes the following:
- the LOC116838694 gene encoding arylamine N-acetyltransferase 2-like, giving the protein MDVGAYLSRIGYQGPKEPTLETLRGLHRRHLFSVPFESLSVHCGEPITLALPLLYDKIVRRRRGGFCYENNGLFLWLLRALGFCVVGLAGRVRNRFTGRLGPPRDHLVLLVQLGSQRFLCDVGFGDGFLEPLWLEPGLEQPQEGGIFRLSLAGGVWVLERLQAPGEEGQLLYSFTLEERELEDFAAMCCYHQQAPSSIFACKSFCSLPQPGGGRLTYMGWRLIATRGGERTETPLQPHEIPTLLQHTFGAQLSGTLVPKDQAIQPPPEGEEMEQLPSTD; this is encoded by the coding sequence ATGGACGTGGGTGCCTACCTCTCCCGGATTGGGTACCAGGGCCCGAAGGAGcccaccctggagaccctgcggGGGCTGCACCGTCGCCACCTGTTCTCGGTGCCCTTTGAAAGCCTGAGCGTGCACTGCGGGGAGCCCATCACCCTGGCGTTGCCCCTGCTCTATGACAAGATCGTCCGCCGGCGGCGTGGCGGCTTCTGCTACGAGAACAACGGGCTCTTCCTGTGGCTGCTGCGGGCGCTGGGCTTCTGCGTAGTGGGGCTGGCCGGCCGCGTCCGGAACCGCTTCACTGGGCGCCTCGGGCCGCCCCGCGACCACCTGGTGCTGCTGGTGCAGCTGGGGAGCCAGCGCTTCCTGTGCGATGTGGGCTTCGGGGACGGCTTCCTGGAGCCCCTGTGGCTGGAGCCGGGCCTGGAGCAGCCGCAGGAGGGCGGCATCTTCCGGCTGAGCCTGGCGGGGGGCGTCTGGGTGCTGGAGCGGCTGCAGGCGCCCGGCGAGGAGGGGCAGCTGCTCTACAGCTTCACATTGGAGGAGCGGGAGCTGGAAGACTTCGCCGCCATGTGCTGCTACCACCAGCAGGCCCCCAGCTCCATCTTCGCCTGCAAGTCcttctgcagcctgccccagccgGGCGGTGGCCGCCTCACCTACATGGGCTGGCGCCTCATCGCCACGCGGGGCGGGGAGCGCACGGagacccccctgcagccccatgaGATCCCCACCCTGCTGCAGCACACCTTCGGGGCCCAGCTGAGCGGGACCTTGGTGCCCAAGGACCAGGCCATCCAGCCGCCCCCcgagggggaggagatggagcagctCCCCTCCACCGACTGA